A DNA window from Boseongicola sp. contains the following coding sequences:
- a CDS encoding transglutaminase family protein, with product MRLAVNHKTSYAFDPPARGVAQSLRLWPSRFEGQSVTKWDVAIDGAVRGAGFRDGAGDWIETATMRGPVDKVVVEVSGTVETADLSGVLRGHRERISPLVYLRTTEFTASNADIRALANDAIASENDPLGRAHSLSHVITEAIEYIPNETDQGTTATEAVRAGKGVCQDHAHALIAAAISVDIPARYVTGYLHASGDIASASHAWAELFVENLGWVGFDASNNMCPDARYIRLGSGFDSEDAAPIRGVTQGFAAEALSVDVSVIEAAQ from the coding sequence ATGCGTTTGGCAGTCAATCACAAAACCAGCTATGCGTTTGACCCGCCAGCACGTGGCGTCGCTCAATCTTTGCGACTGTGGCCTTCACGGTTCGAAGGCCAATCGGTCACGAAGTGGGATGTCGCCATCGACGGCGCAGTGCGCGGCGCTGGATTTCGCGATGGTGCGGGCGACTGGATCGAAACCGCCACTATGCGCGGTCCGGTTGATAAGGTTGTTGTCGAAGTTTCGGGCACTGTTGAAACAGCCGACTTGTCCGGAGTCTTGCGCGGTCACCGTGAACGCATATCGCCGTTGGTCTATTTGCGAACAACCGAATTTACCGCGTCGAACGCAGACATTCGGGCATTGGCAAATGATGCGATAGCCTCTGAAAACGATCCGTTGGGGCGGGCGCACTCACTCAGCCATGTCATCACAGAGGCTATCGAATACATACCCAATGAAACAGACCAGGGCACGACAGCAACCGAGGCCGTTAGAGCGGGCAAAGGCGTTTGCCAGGACCATGCGCATGCTCTGATTGCAGCGGCAATCTCGGTGGACATTCCCGCAAGATATGTCACGGGTTACTTGCATGCATCTGGAGATATTGCTTCAGCAAGTCACGCTTGGGCCGAGCTCTTTGTCGAAAACCTGGGATGGGTTGGCTTTGATGCGTCAAACAACATGTGCCCTGACGCCCGTTATATTCGGCTTGGGTCTGGCTTTGACAGCGAGGATGCCGCTCCGATTCGCGGTGTTACCCAGGGCTTTGCCGCCGAAGCATTGTCGGTGGATGTTAGTGTGATCGAGGCTGCACAATAG
- a CDS encoding insulinase family protein, translating to MIRLALAFALTLVAAGPLRAAVEIQEITSPGGINAWLVEEHSIPFVSLDIRFKGGASLDPAGKRGVSNLMTGLIEEGAGELDARGFAEARDALAASYDFDVWDDSMRVSAKFLTENRDEAVDLLRQALINPRFDEDAVERVRAQVLSIIRSDATDPNTIAGQSFDAMAYGDHPYGSSRDGTLESVAALTRDDIVAANRALLVRDRVYVGASGDITAEELGLLLDKLLGDLPESNLPLTGPVDPDVHAGITVVPFETPQSVVLFGHTGISRDDPEFFAAFVANEVFGGNGRQSRLSNEVREKRGLTYGVGTYLVNFDQADMLFGQMASANDRVAEAIEVVKSEWQNIASKGVTETELEEIKTYLTGAYPLRFDGNSRIARILVGMQVTGLTPDYITTRNEQLNAVTLDDVLRVAERLYQPGNLHFVVVGQPEGVSSTGQ from the coding sequence ATGATCCGCTTGGCTTTGGCGTTTGCCCTGACCCTTGTAGCGGCTGGCCCTTTGCGGGCAGCGGTTGAAATTCAAGAGATCACGTCACCCGGTGGGATCAATGCCTGGCTGGTCGAGGAGCATTCGATTCCGTTTGTATCGCTGGACATCCGGTTCAAAGGCGGCGCATCGCTAGATCCGGCGGGCAAGCGTGGCGTGTCCAATCTGATGACGGGCTTGATTGAAGAGGGTGCAGGCGAGCTGGATGCACGGGGGTTTGCCGAAGCGCGAGATGCTCTTGCGGCCAGTTATGATTTCGACGTTTGGGACGATTCCATGCGCGTCTCGGCCAAGTTTCTGACCGAGAACCGCGATGAGGCCGTCGATCTGTTACGCCAGGCACTGATCAATCCGCGATTTGACGAAGACGCTGTCGAACGTGTGCGGGCACAGGTTCTGTCGATCATCCGTTCGGATGCTACCGACCCGAACACCATTGCCGGTCAATCGTTTGACGCAATGGCTTATGGTGACCACCCATATGGGTCCTCCCGAGATGGCACATTGGAAAGTGTGGCCGCTTTGACCCGTGATGACATTGTCGCGGCAAACCGCGCCTTGCTGGTGCGTGATCGCGTTTACGTGGGTGCCTCAGGGGACATCACGGCCGAAGAACTGGGCCTTTTGCTGGATAAGCTTTTGGGTGATCTGCCAGAAAGCAACCTGCCCCTGACCGGACCAGTAGACCCGGACGTTCATGCCGGCATTACGGTTGTGCCTTTCGAGACACCGCAGTCTGTTGTTCTGTTCGGGCACACTGGAATTTCACGTGATGATCCAGAATTCTTTGCCGCTTTCGTGGCAAATGAGGTTTTCGGCGGCAACGGGCGGCAATCGCGTCTGTCCAATGAAGTTCGGGAAAAACGCGGTCTTACTTATGGCGTCGGCACGTATCTGGTGAACTTTGATCAGGCCGACATGCTGTTCGGGCAGATGGCGTCGGCAAATGATCGGGTTGCTGAAGCCATCGAAGTGGTCAAGTCGGAGTGGCAGAACATCGCCAGCAAAGGTGTGACCGAGACCGAATTGGAAGAGATCAAGACCTATCTGACTGGCGCTTACCCGTTGCGGTTCGATGGCAATAGCCGGATTGCGCGTATTTTAGTTGGGATGCAGGTCACAGGTCTGACGCCGGACTACATAACCACGCGCAATGAACAGTTGAACGCGGTCACACTGGATGATGTTCTGCGGGTTGCCGAGCGGCTCTATCAGCCTGGAAACCTGCACTTTGTGGTGGTTGGACAGCCAGAAGGTGTGAGCAGCACCGGTCAATAA
- a CDS encoding insulinase family protein, with the protein MRRIFAAFIPLLMLTPQSVGAAEVTTFSLDNGMDVVVLEDHRAPAVVHMVWYRVGSADEPPGKSGIAHFLEHLMFKATDELAAGELSDTVARNGGSDNAFTSYDYTGYFQRVAADRLELMMSMEASRMDGLRLVPEDIATERDVVIEERNQRTENDAGALFNEQARAAQYMNHPYGIPIIGWKHEAHTLTLEDAEAFYAEHYGPNNAILIVAGDVEPEEVLALAEQYYGVIPPNPAVQPRARVTEPPQLAERRIRFEDARVGQPYVIRTYLAPERDEGAQEQAAALRLLSELLGGSGTTSYFAEKLQFDTQTAIYTSAFYGGLSLDDTTFGVVIVPSEGVTLAEAEAAMDSAIEQFIEDGVDLVALERIKMQIRASEIFAQDNIGSIARRFGAGLTSGLTVADIEDWPNVLAAVNEGDIMAAAEMIFDRKKSVTGWVMPEDFEEVMQ; encoded by the coding sequence ATGCGCCGAATTTTTGCGGCTTTCATTCCCCTGCTGATGTTGACGCCCCAAAGTGTGGGCGCCGCCGAGGTTACGACATTCTCGCTGGATAACGGCATGGATGTTGTGGTTCTGGAGGACCATCGCGCCCCCGCGGTTGTGCATATGGTGTGGTATCGCGTGGGTTCGGCTGACGAGCCGCCTGGAAAATCCGGCATCGCACACTTTCTGGAGCATCTGATGTTCAAGGCCACAGATGAGCTGGCTGCCGGCGAACTTTCAGACACGGTTGCGCGCAATGGTGGCTCGGACAACGCTTTCACGTCCTATGACTACACCGGATATTTTCAGCGGGTTGCTGCAGACCGGCTTGAACTGATGATGTCGATGGAGGCCAGCCGGATGGATGGTCTGCGCCTGGTACCCGAAGATATCGCGACCGAACGCGACGTTGTTATCGAAGAACGCAATCAGCGGACCGAGAATGATGCCGGTGCTTTGTTCAATGAACAGGCGCGTGCAGCTCAATATATGAACCATCCTTATGGTATCCCGATTATTGGCTGGAAGCACGAGGCGCATACGCTGACTCTGGAAGATGCCGAAGCGTTTTACGCAGAGCATTATGGGCCAAACAATGCGATTTTGATTGTCGCCGGTGATGTTGAGCCGGAAGAAGTGCTCGCGTTGGCTGAGCAATATTACGGGGTCATCCCACCTAATCCGGCTGTGCAACCTCGGGCACGGGTGACCGAACCTCCACAGTTGGCAGAGCGTCGGATTCGGTTCGAGGATGCGCGGGTTGGCCAACCTTATGTGATCCGGACTTATCTTGCCCCGGAACGCGATGAAGGTGCGCAGGAACAGGCGGCGGCGTTGCGGCTGTTGTCCGAGTTGTTGGGTGGATCAGGGACGACATCTTACTTTGCCGAAAAGTTGCAGTTTGACACTCAGACGGCGATCTACACCTCGGCCTTTTATGGCGGTCTAAGCCTGGATGACACGACGTTTGGTGTCGTAATTGTGCCTAGCGAGGGTGTGACGCTGGCTGAAGCCGAAGCGGCGATGGACAGCGCGATTGAGCAGTTCATCGAAGATGGAGTTGACCTAGTGGCGCTGGAGCGGATCAAAATGCAAATCCGGGCGTCAGAGATTTTTGCACAGGACAATATCGGCAGCATCGCACGCCGGTTTGGGGCTGGGCTGACATCCGGACTGACAGTCGCGGATATCGAGGATTGGCCAAATGTTTTGGCCGCGGTCAACGAAGGCGACATCATGGCGGCGGCTGAAATGATCTTTGACCGCAAAAAGTCCGTGACCGGATGGGTAATGCCCGAAGACTTTGAGGAGGTGATGCAATGA
- a CDS encoding DUF3035 domain-containing protein — translation MVRTAILITALIVLTACGGGKEEAPDLLNIRQGSGDGPDEFAILPTKPLVLPSDMTALPTPTPGGSNRTDPQPEIEVARALGGNAGVLDGGLTDRALFTHVSRFGVQENIRATLAALDLEFRRANDGKFLERLFNVNVYFSSYSAMELDQYAELERLRRAGIRTSAVPPDPTLER, via the coding sequence ATGGTGCGGACTGCAATTCTCATTACGGCGTTGATTGTGCTGACTGCTTGCGGTGGCGGAAAGGAAGAGGCGCCCGACCTTTTGAACATTCGTCAAGGTAGTGGTGACGGTCCTGACGAATTTGCGATTCTGCCCACAAAGCCATTGGTATTGCCGTCCGACATGACCGCTTTGCCGACCCCGACGCCAGGCGGGTCGAACCGCACAGATCCCCAACCAGAGATCGAGGTTGCAAGAGCGCTGGGCGGAAATGCAGGAGTTTTGGACGGTGGTTTGACGGATCGCGCGTTGTTCACACATGTTTCGCGTTTTGGCGTTCAGGAAAATATTCGCGCTACGTTGGCAGCCCTCGATTTGGAGTTTCGCCGGGCCAACGACGGGAAGTTTTTGGAACGGTTGTTTAATGTGAATGTTTATTTCAGCAGTTACTCAGCGATGGAGTTGGACCAATACGCCGAGTTGGAGCGATTGCGTCGTGCAGGCATTCGAACATCGGCTGTACCGCCAGACCCGACACTAGAGCGTTAA